The following proteins come from a genomic window of Malus sylvestris chromosome 4, drMalSylv7.2, whole genome shotgun sequence:
- the LOC126617731 gene encoding transcription initiation factor TFIID subunit 8-like produces MSHGDAGSSSRVNQPSSDAPRRTGGGGGADEFGRALSTVAVAQICESVGFQSFKESALDALADIAIRHLRDLGKMSSFYANMAGRTESNVFDIIRALEDLESSQGFLGAAEVGHCLAESGIVRGIVEYVGSAEEIPFAQPLPWFPVIKQRKLIPNFEQIGEAPPSKHLPNWLPAFPDPHTYIQTPTWNERKTDPREDKIEQARQRRKAERSLLSLQQRLLCNGEASGSGEAFAAVALRGSSGGGNDGKGLLLLQGNESDQSNPFLEPPIQPGEKDVSVSQVVLPSRFSDEVAKGNNAGSSLLDAFAPAIEAVKSGAWMDGDDERRQLLPETRPSVNFKFRSGKKFLGQPSDLSQQQKGAGRQAYWFGRDEERDDKKRRAEFILRQSMENPQELTQL; encoded by the coding sequence ATGAGCCATGGAGATGCGGGCAGTAGCAGCAGAGTGAATCAACCAAGTAGCGATGCGCCGAGGAGAACAGGAGGTGGAGGAGGAGCTGATGAGTTTGGCCGGGCCTTGTCGACAGTTGCGGTGGCGCAGATATGCGAGAGCGTTgggtttcagagcttcaaggagTCTGCTTTGGATGCCCTTGCCGACATTGCCATCAGACACCTCCGTGACCTAGGGAAGATGTCGAGTTTTTACGCCAACATGGCAGGTAGAACCGAATCCAATGTGTTTGATATTATTAGGGCGTTGGAGGATTTGGAGTCGTCGCAAGGGTTTTTGGGTGCTGCCGAGGTGGGACATTGTCTTGCAGAGTCCGGGATTGTAAGAGGCATTGTTGAGTATGTGGGTTCGGCTGAAGAGATCCCGTTTGCACAGCCATTGCCTTGGTTTCCAGTGATCAAACAACGGAAATTGATCCCAAATTTCGAGCAGATTGGGGAGGCTCCGCCAAGTAAGCATTTGCCCAATTGGTTGCCGGCTTTCCCTGATCCACATACTTACATCCAAACACCAACGTGGAATGAGAGGAAGACCGATCCTCGAGAAGATAAGATCGAGCAGGCTAGGCAGAGGAGGAAGGCTGAGAGGTCTCTGTTGAGTCTGCAGCAGAGGTTATTGTGCAATGGTGAGGCTTCTGGTTCAGGAGAAGCCTTTGCAGCAGTGGCATTGAGGGGCAGCAGCGGTGGCGGTAATGATGGAAAGGGATTGTTATTATTACAGGGGAACGAGAGTGATCAAAGTAATCCATTCCTTGAACCGCCAATCCAGCCGGGGGAGAAAGATGTATCAGTATCCCAAGTAGTTTTGCCATCCAGGTTTTCAGACGAAGTGGCAAAAGGGAACAATGCGGGTTCTTCCCTTTTGGATGCGTTTGCGCCTGCCATTGAAGCGGTGAAAAGCGGGGCGTGGATGGATGGAGACGATGAGAGGAGACAGCTTCTTCCCGAAACCAGGCCGTCAGTGAATTTCAAGTTCAGAAGCGGGAAGAAGTTTTTGGGGCAACCGTCGGATCTGAGCCAGCAACAGAAGGGTGCCGGAAGACAGGCATATTGGTTCGGGCGAGACGAGGAGAGGGATGACAAGAAGAGGAGAGCAGAGTTTATTCTTAGACAGTCGATGGAAAACCCACAGGAACTCACTCAGTTGTAG
- the LOC126617732 gene encoding membrane magnesium transporter-like isoform X2: MAMSLGFVVGILGVVILSHAAYSTVQYRGLLKIMEEEFSGPPLTVVAELLLGLVFCMWAALTVPGTFLSIHPYSEENRIVSLPDNLDFMIFNHRARVFPVELDLKFKH; this comes from the exons ATGGCGATGAGTTTGGGCTTCGTTGTTGGCATCTTGGGAGTTGTAATTCTCTCTCACGCTGCTTATTCAACCGTTCAAT ACAGGGGATTGTTGAAGATTATGGAGGAAGAGTTTTCAGGACCTCCATTAACT GTGGTGGCTGAATTGCTTCTAGGGTTAGTGTTCTGTATGTGGGCGGCACTTACTGTCCCGGGCACGTTTCTTTCGATTCATCCCTATTCTGAAGAGAACAG GATTGTTTCTCTACCAGACAACCTTGACTTTATGATCTTCAACCATCGTGCCAGAGTGTTTCCCGTGGAGTTGGATTTGAAGTTCAAACACTGA
- the LOC126617732 gene encoding membrane magnesium transporter-like isoform X1, whose translation MAMSLGFVVGILGVVILSHAAYSTVQYRGLLKIMEEEFSGPPLTVVAELLLGLVFCMWAALTVPGTFLSIHPYSEENRYVYVFYSVQYLQLKVEVNCRHCVMLMHFAYNTF comes from the exons ATGGCGATGAGTTTGGGCTTCGTTGTTGGCATCTTGGGAGTTGTAATTCTCTCTCACGCTGCTTATTCAACCGTTCAAT ACAGGGGATTGTTGAAGATTATGGAGGAAGAGTTTTCAGGACCTCCATTAACT GTGGTGGCTGAATTGCTTCTAGGGTTAGTGTTCTGTATGTGGGCGGCACTTACTGTCCCGGGCACGTTTCTTTCGATTCATCCCTATTCTGAAGAGAACAGGTACGTATACGTGTTTTATTCTGTTCAATAC CTGCAATTGAAAGTTGAAGTAAACTGTAGACATTGTGTTATGCTTATGCACTTTGCATACAATACCTTTTAA
- the LOC126617730 gene encoding uncharacterized protein LOC126617730 isoform X1 → MVQLHATFSFSNSPKFSGSSPKRPRFSPTSSGLSPKRHRFGVAYLRANLLGTNLTFNCKANGGELDPLPHLQTLGTFPREELAAKVVLVRFDSALLLHEHVEQHRFQSDAVLTIKYLCQSGARVVLASDWSVKTNPKLCVAQSVADFLSSLVDYKVAPVSNLASKVEGFEKGDIVLLENLSEFRGEVANCSKFAQVLSSGVDIFVNDYFSRSHKMLASTCGVARFCYGNLAGFHFEKSLSQLRRAAETDTKPYVAIIGGGNLSDKAAALHSLASICDGLVFVGMMSFQIIHALGISVPLNFLEHGALKEALDIVQVAHDRNVQILYPKDFWCKNDSLPKQLEIFPAHGIPDGWVPIDIGPVSLVEINSMLTKCKVLYLSTTSSKLNIALETVFSLSTPKVTWIGPVKFRMSNCTKGASILAQMLNQLSQSNCSVTVVGSMACEAMVKESNSVSHLTMIENASVVWEFLKGRKLPGVMALDRAYPFDIDWIAAYSDPAQPLVVDIGSGNGMFLFGMAKIRKDLNFLGLEMNKKLVQPCLDSVHQSGIRNGYFIATNATSTFRSIISSYPGKLVLVSIQCPNPDFSEPEHRWSMLQRSLVEAISDLLTANGKVFLQSDIETVSVRMKEQFHKYGKGKLTVLHEQSYVVTNGGWLKENPFGVRSDWERHVLDRGAPMYRLMLRKSNSSERSDCS, encoded by the exons ATGGTTCAACTTCATGCAACTTTCTCTTTCAGCAACTCTCCCAAATTCTCAGGTTCTTCTCCCAAACGTCCCCGTTTCTCTCCCACATCCTCAGGCCTCTCTCCGAAACGTCACCGTTTCGGTGTCGCATATCTCAGAGCAAATCTCCTTGGCActaatttaacatttaattGCAAG GCCAATGGAGGAGAATTGGATCCCCTGCCTCACTTGCAGACTCTCGGAACATTTCCAAGGGAGGAGCTTGCTGCAAAAGTTGTCCTGGTCAGATTTGACTCTGCCCTTTTGCTTCATGAACATGTGGAACAACACAGATTCCAATCCGATGCGGTATTAACGATTAAGTATTTATGCCAATCCGGGGCTAGAGTAGTTCTTGCTAGTGATTGGAGTGTTAAAACTAATCCTAAACTGTGTGTTGCACAGTCTGTTGCAG ATTTCTTGTCATCTCTTGTTGACTACAAAGTTGCTCCGGTTTCTAACCTGGCATCAAAGGTGGAAGGTTTTGAGAAAGGAGATATTGTTCTTCTTGAGAATCTTTCTGAGTTTAGAGGGGAAGTTGCCAATTGTTCAAAATTTGCTCAAGTATTGTCATCAGGAGTTGATATTTTTGTTAATGACTACTTTTCCCGGTCTCATAAGATGCTTGCATCCACCTGTGGAGTTGCTCGCTTCTGCTATGGCAACTTAGCTGGTTTTCACTTTGAGAAGAGCCTATCTCAACTTAGAAGGGCTGCAGAAACCGACACAAAACCTTATGTAGCAATT ATTGGTGGGGGTAATCTCTCTGATAAAGCAGCTGCTTTGCACTCCTTAGCTTCAATATGCGATGGGTTAGTCTTTGTTGGAATGATGTCATTTCAAATAATTCACGCCTTAGGGATATCTGTTCCCTTGAATTTCTTGGAACATGGGGCACTTAAGGAAGCTTTAGATATAGTCCAGGTTGCACACGATAGAAATGTACAGATACTATATCCAAAAGACTTTTGGTGCAAGAATGATTCTCTTCCGAAGCAATTGGAAATATTTCCTGCTCATGGTATTCCAGATG GGTGGGTACCTATTGATATTGGGCCTGTATCGTTGGTTGAAATAAACTCCATGCTTACAAAGTGCAAG GTACTTTATCTAAGCACGACATCTAGCAAGCTTAATATAGCCCTGGAGACGGTTTTTTCACTTTCAACTCCG AAAGTCACTTGGATTGGTCCAGTAAAATTCCGTATGAGTAACTGCACAAAAGGAGCTTCTATACTGGCCCAAATGCTTAATCAACTAAGTCAAAGCAACTGCAGCGTAACTGTTGTTGGGAGTATGGCATGCGAAGCAATGGTGAAGGAATCAAATTCTGTCTCTCATTTGACCATGATTGAGAATGCTTCAGTTGTATGGGAGTTTCTCAAGGGAAGAAAACTTCCGGGGGTCATGGCCTTAGATAGG GCATACCCTTTTGATATTGACTGGATTGCTGCCTATTCTGATCCAGCTCAACCTTTGGTAGTTGATATTGGAAGTG GTAATGGAATGTTCCTTTTCGGGATGGCCAAAATAAGGAAGGATTTGAACTTTCTTGGTTTGGAGATGAATAAAAAG CTGGTACAACCTTGCCTGGATTCTGTTCACCAGTCTGGTATACGAAATGG GTATTTCATTGCAACAAATGCAACATCAACATTCCGTTCAATTATCTCTAGTTACCCTGGAAAGCTAGTTCTTGTGTCAATACAG TGTCCGAATCCTGATTTCAGTGAACCAGAACATAGATGGAGTATGCTGCAAAGGTCATTAGTTGAAGCAATTTCTGATCTCCTTACAGCTAATGGAAAG GTCTTTCTGCAATCTGACATAGAGACCGTCTCTGTGAGAATGAAAGAACAGTTTCACAAATATGGTAAGGGAAAGCTTACTGTTCTGCATGAACAAAGTTATGTCGTAACTAATGGAGGGTGGCTTAAGGAGAACCCCTTTGGAGTTCGGTCAGATTgggaacgacatgtcctagatCGTGGGGCTCCTATGTACAGATTGATGCTTCGTAAATCAAACTCTAGTGAAAGAAGTGATTGCAGTTAA
- the LOC126617730 gene encoding uncharacterized protein LOC126617730 isoform X2, with protein MVQLHATFSFSNSPKFSGSSPKRPRFSPTSSGLSPKRHRFGVAYLRANLLGTNLTFNCKANGGELDPLPHLQTLGTFPREELAAKVVLVRFDSALLLHEHVEQHRFQSDAVLTIKYLCQSGARVVLASDWSVKTNPKLCVAQSVADFLSSLVDYKVAPVSNLASKVEGFEKGDIVLLENLSEFRGEVANCSKFAQVLSSGVDIFVNDYFSRSHKMLASTCGVARFCYGNLAGFHFEKSLSQLRRAAETDTKPYVAIIGGGNLSDKAAALHSLASICDGLVFVGMMSFQIIHALGISVPLNFLEHGALKEALDIVQVAHDRNVQILYPKDFWCKNDSLPKQLEIFPAHGIPDGWVPIDIGPVSLVEINSMLTKCKVLYLSTTSSKLNIALETVFSLSTPKVTWIGPVKFRMSNCTKGASILAQMLNQLSQSNCSVTVVGSMACEAMVKESNSVSHLTMIENASVVWEFLKGRKLPGVMALDRAYPFDIDWIAAYSDPAQPLVVDIGSGNGMFLFGMAKIRKDLNFLGLEMNKKSGIRNGYFIATNATSTFRSIISSYPGKLVLVSIQCPNPDFSEPEHRWSMLQRSLVEAISDLLTANGKVFLQSDIETVSVRMKEQFHKYGKGKLTVLHEQSYVVTNGGWLKENPFGVRSDWERHVLDRGAPMYRLMLRKSNSSERSDCS; from the exons ATGGTTCAACTTCATGCAACTTTCTCTTTCAGCAACTCTCCCAAATTCTCAGGTTCTTCTCCCAAACGTCCCCGTTTCTCTCCCACATCCTCAGGCCTCTCTCCGAAACGTCACCGTTTCGGTGTCGCATATCTCAGAGCAAATCTCCTTGGCActaatttaacatttaattGCAAG GCCAATGGAGGAGAATTGGATCCCCTGCCTCACTTGCAGACTCTCGGAACATTTCCAAGGGAGGAGCTTGCTGCAAAAGTTGTCCTGGTCAGATTTGACTCTGCCCTTTTGCTTCATGAACATGTGGAACAACACAGATTCCAATCCGATGCGGTATTAACGATTAAGTATTTATGCCAATCCGGGGCTAGAGTAGTTCTTGCTAGTGATTGGAGTGTTAAAACTAATCCTAAACTGTGTGTTGCACAGTCTGTTGCAG ATTTCTTGTCATCTCTTGTTGACTACAAAGTTGCTCCGGTTTCTAACCTGGCATCAAAGGTGGAAGGTTTTGAGAAAGGAGATATTGTTCTTCTTGAGAATCTTTCTGAGTTTAGAGGGGAAGTTGCCAATTGTTCAAAATTTGCTCAAGTATTGTCATCAGGAGTTGATATTTTTGTTAATGACTACTTTTCCCGGTCTCATAAGATGCTTGCATCCACCTGTGGAGTTGCTCGCTTCTGCTATGGCAACTTAGCTGGTTTTCACTTTGAGAAGAGCCTATCTCAACTTAGAAGGGCTGCAGAAACCGACACAAAACCTTATGTAGCAATT ATTGGTGGGGGTAATCTCTCTGATAAAGCAGCTGCTTTGCACTCCTTAGCTTCAATATGCGATGGGTTAGTCTTTGTTGGAATGATGTCATTTCAAATAATTCACGCCTTAGGGATATCTGTTCCCTTGAATTTCTTGGAACATGGGGCACTTAAGGAAGCTTTAGATATAGTCCAGGTTGCACACGATAGAAATGTACAGATACTATATCCAAAAGACTTTTGGTGCAAGAATGATTCTCTTCCGAAGCAATTGGAAATATTTCCTGCTCATGGTATTCCAGATG GGTGGGTACCTATTGATATTGGGCCTGTATCGTTGGTTGAAATAAACTCCATGCTTACAAAGTGCAAG GTACTTTATCTAAGCACGACATCTAGCAAGCTTAATATAGCCCTGGAGACGGTTTTTTCACTTTCAACTCCG AAAGTCACTTGGATTGGTCCAGTAAAATTCCGTATGAGTAACTGCACAAAAGGAGCTTCTATACTGGCCCAAATGCTTAATCAACTAAGTCAAAGCAACTGCAGCGTAACTGTTGTTGGGAGTATGGCATGCGAAGCAATGGTGAAGGAATCAAATTCTGTCTCTCATTTGACCATGATTGAGAATGCTTCAGTTGTATGGGAGTTTCTCAAGGGAAGAAAACTTCCGGGGGTCATGGCCTTAGATAGG GCATACCCTTTTGATATTGACTGGATTGCTGCCTATTCTGATCCAGCTCAACCTTTGGTAGTTGATATTGGAAGTG GTAATGGAATGTTCCTTTTCGGGATGGCCAAAATAAGGAAGGATTTGAACTTTCTTGGTTTGGAGATGAATAAAAAG TCTGGTATACGAAATGG GTATTTCATTGCAACAAATGCAACATCAACATTCCGTTCAATTATCTCTAGTTACCCTGGAAAGCTAGTTCTTGTGTCAATACAG TGTCCGAATCCTGATTTCAGTGAACCAGAACATAGATGGAGTATGCTGCAAAGGTCATTAGTTGAAGCAATTTCTGATCTCCTTACAGCTAATGGAAAG GTCTTTCTGCAATCTGACATAGAGACCGTCTCTGTGAGAATGAAAGAACAGTTTCACAAATATGGTAAGGGAAAGCTTACTGTTCTGCATGAACAAAGTTATGTCGTAACTAATGGAGGGTGGCTTAAGGAGAACCCCTTTGGAGTTCGGTCAGATTgggaacgacatgtcctagatCGTGGGGCTCCTATGTACAGATTGATGCTTCGTAAATCAAACTCTAGTGAAAGAAGTGATTGCAGTTAA
- the LOC126617730 gene encoding uncharacterized protein LOC126617730 isoform X3 — protein MVQLHATFSFSNSPKFSGSSPKRPRFSPTSSGLSPKRHRFGVAYLRANLLGTNLTFNCKANGGELDPLPHLQTLGTFPREELAAKVVLVRFDSALLLHEHVEQHRFQSDAVLTIKYLCQSGARVVLASDWSVKTNPKLCVAQSVADFLSSLVDYKVAPVSNLASKVEGFEKGDIVLLENLSEFRGEVANCSKFAQVLSSGVDIFVNDYFSRSHKMLASTCGVARFCYGNLAGFHFEKSLSQLRRAAETDTKPYVAIIGGGNLSDKAAALHSLASICDGLVFVGMMSFQIIHALGISVPLNFLEHGALKEALDIVQVAHDRNVQILYPKDFWCKNDSLPKQLEIFPAHGIPDGWVPIDIGPVSLVEINSMLTKCKKVTWIGPVKFRMSNCTKGASILAQMLNQLSQSNCSVTVVGSMACEAMVKESNSVSHLTMIENASVVWEFLKGRKLPGVMALDRAYPFDIDWIAAYSDPAQPLVVDIGSGNGMFLFGMAKIRKDLNFLGLEMNKKLVQPCLDSVHQSGIRNGYFIATNATSTFRSIISSYPGKLVLVSIQCPNPDFSEPEHRWSMLQRSLVEAISDLLTANGKVFLQSDIETVSVRMKEQFHKYGKGKLTVLHEQSYVVTNGGWLKENPFGVRSDWERHVLDRGAPMYRLMLRKSNSSERSDCS, from the exons ATGGTTCAACTTCATGCAACTTTCTCTTTCAGCAACTCTCCCAAATTCTCAGGTTCTTCTCCCAAACGTCCCCGTTTCTCTCCCACATCCTCAGGCCTCTCTCCGAAACGTCACCGTTTCGGTGTCGCATATCTCAGAGCAAATCTCCTTGGCActaatttaacatttaattGCAAG GCCAATGGAGGAGAATTGGATCCCCTGCCTCACTTGCAGACTCTCGGAACATTTCCAAGGGAGGAGCTTGCTGCAAAAGTTGTCCTGGTCAGATTTGACTCTGCCCTTTTGCTTCATGAACATGTGGAACAACACAGATTCCAATCCGATGCGGTATTAACGATTAAGTATTTATGCCAATCCGGGGCTAGAGTAGTTCTTGCTAGTGATTGGAGTGTTAAAACTAATCCTAAACTGTGTGTTGCACAGTCTGTTGCAG ATTTCTTGTCATCTCTTGTTGACTACAAAGTTGCTCCGGTTTCTAACCTGGCATCAAAGGTGGAAGGTTTTGAGAAAGGAGATATTGTTCTTCTTGAGAATCTTTCTGAGTTTAGAGGGGAAGTTGCCAATTGTTCAAAATTTGCTCAAGTATTGTCATCAGGAGTTGATATTTTTGTTAATGACTACTTTTCCCGGTCTCATAAGATGCTTGCATCCACCTGTGGAGTTGCTCGCTTCTGCTATGGCAACTTAGCTGGTTTTCACTTTGAGAAGAGCCTATCTCAACTTAGAAGGGCTGCAGAAACCGACACAAAACCTTATGTAGCAATT ATTGGTGGGGGTAATCTCTCTGATAAAGCAGCTGCTTTGCACTCCTTAGCTTCAATATGCGATGGGTTAGTCTTTGTTGGAATGATGTCATTTCAAATAATTCACGCCTTAGGGATATCTGTTCCCTTGAATTTCTTGGAACATGGGGCACTTAAGGAAGCTTTAGATATAGTCCAGGTTGCACACGATAGAAATGTACAGATACTATATCCAAAAGACTTTTGGTGCAAGAATGATTCTCTTCCGAAGCAATTGGAAATATTTCCTGCTCATGGTATTCCAGATG GGTGGGTACCTATTGATATTGGGCCTGTATCGTTGGTTGAAATAAACTCCATGCTTACAAAGTGCAAG AAAGTCACTTGGATTGGTCCAGTAAAATTCCGTATGAGTAACTGCACAAAAGGAGCTTCTATACTGGCCCAAATGCTTAATCAACTAAGTCAAAGCAACTGCAGCGTAACTGTTGTTGGGAGTATGGCATGCGAAGCAATGGTGAAGGAATCAAATTCTGTCTCTCATTTGACCATGATTGAGAATGCTTCAGTTGTATGGGAGTTTCTCAAGGGAAGAAAACTTCCGGGGGTCATGGCCTTAGATAGG GCATACCCTTTTGATATTGACTGGATTGCTGCCTATTCTGATCCAGCTCAACCTTTGGTAGTTGATATTGGAAGTG GTAATGGAATGTTCCTTTTCGGGATGGCCAAAATAAGGAAGGATTTGAACTTTCTTGGTTTGGAGATGAATAAAAAG CTGGTACAACCTTGCCTGGATTCTGTTCACCAGTCTGGTATACGAAATGG GTATTTCATTGCAACAAATGCAACATCAACATTCCGTTCAATTATCTCTAGTTACCCTGGAAAGCTAGTTCTTGTGTCAATACAG TGTCCGAATCCTGATTTCAGTGAACCAGAACATAGATGGAGTATGCTGCAAAGGTCATTAGTTGAAGCAATTTCTGATCTCCTTACAGCTAATGGAAAG GTCTTTCTGCAATCTGACATAGAGACCGTCTCTGTGAGAATGAAAGAACAGTTTCACAAATATGGTAAGGGAAAGCTTACTGTTCTGCATGAACAAAGTTATGTCGTAACTAATGGAGGGTGGCTTAAGGAGAACCCCTTTGGAGTTCGGTCAGATTgggaacgacatgtcctagatCGTGGGGCTCCTATGTACAGATTGATGCTTCGTAAATCAAACTCTAGTGAAAGAAGTGATTGCAGTTAA
- the LOC126617730 gene encoding uncharacterized protein LOC126617730 isoform X4 produces the protein MVQLHATFSFSNSPKFSGSSPKRPRFSPTSSGLSPKRHRFGVAYLRANLLGTNLTFNCKANGGELDPLPHLQTLGTFPREELAAKVVLVRFDSALLLHEHVEQHRFQSDAVLTIKYLCQSGARVVLASDWSVKTNPKLCVAQSVADFLSSLVDYKVAPVSNLASKVEGFEKGDIVLLENLSEFRGEVANCSKFAQVLSSGVDIFVNDYFSRSHKMLASTCGVARFCYGNLAGFHFEKSLSQLRRAAETDTKPYVAIIGGGNLSDKAAALHSLASICDGHPSFELQKVTWIGPVKFRMSNCTKGASILAQMLNQLSQSNCSVTVVGSMACEAMVKESNSVSHLTMIENASVVWEFLKGRKLPGVMALDRAYPFDIDWIAAYSDPAQPLVVDIGSGNGMFLFGMAKIRKDLNFLGLEMNKKLVQPCLDSVHQSGIRNGYFIATNATSTFRSIISSYPGKLVLVSIQCPNPDFSEPEHRWSMLQRSLVEAISDLLTANGKVFLQSDIETVSVRMKEQFHKYGKGKLTVLHEQSYVVTNGGWLKENPFGVRSDWERHVLDRGAPMYRLMLRKSNSSERSDCS, from the exons ATGGTTCAACTTCATGCAACTTTCTCTTTCAGCAACTCTCCCAAATTCTCAGGTTCTTCTCCCAAACGTCCCCGTTTCTCTCCCACATCCTCAGGCCTCTCTCCGAAACGTCACCGTTTCGGTGTCGCATATCTCAGAGCAAATCTCCTTGGCActaatttaacatttaattGCAAG GCCAATGGAGGAGAATTGGATCCCCTGCCTCACTTGCAGACTCTCGGAACATTTCCAAGGGAGGAGCTTGCTGCAAAAGTTGTCCTGGTCAGATTTGACTCTGCCCTTTTGCTTCATGAACATGTGGAACAACACAGATTCCAATCCGATGCGGTATTAACGATTAAGTATTTATGCCAATCCGGGGCTAGAGTAGTTCTTGCTAGTGATTGGAGTGTTAAAACTAATCCTAAACTGTGTGTTGCACAGTCTGTTGCAG ATTTCTTGTCATCTCTTGTTGACTACAAAGTTGCTCCGGTTTCTAACCTGGCATCAAAGGTGGAAGGTTTTGAGAAAGGAGATATTGTTCTTCTTGAGAATCTTTCTGAGTTTAGAGGGGAAGTTGCCAATTGTTCAAAATTTGCTCAAGTATTGTCATCAGGAGTTGATATTTTTGTTAATGACTACTTTTCCCGGTCTCATAAGATGCTTGCATCCACCTGTGGAGTTGCTCGCTTCTGCTATGGCAACTTAGCTGGTTTTCACTTTGAGAAGAGCCTATCTCAACTTAGAAGGGCTGCAGAAACCGACACAAAACCTTATGTAGCAATT ATTGGTGGGGGTAATCTCTCTGATAAAGCAGCTGCTTTGCACTCCTTAGCTTCAATATGCGATGG GCATCCCTCATTTGAATTGCAGAAAGTCACTTGGATTGGTCCAGTAAAATTCCGTATGAGTAACTGCACAAAAGGAGCTTCTATACTGGCCCAAATGCTTAATCAACTAAGTCAAAGCAACTGCAGCGTAACTGTTGTTGGGAGTATGGCATGCGAAGCAATGGTGAAGGAATCAAATTCTGTCTCTCATTTGACCATGATTGAGAATGCTTCAGTTGTATGGGAGTTTCTCAAGGGAAGAAAACTTCCGGGGGTCATGGCCTTAGATAGG GCATACCCTTTTGATATTGACTGGATTGCTGCCTATTCTGATCCAGCTCAACCTTTGGTAGTTGATATTGGAAGTG GTAATGGAATGTTCCTTTTCGGGATGGCCAAAATAAGGAAGGATTTGAACTTTCTTGGTTTGGAGATGAATAAAAAG CTGGTACAACCTTGCCTGGATTCTGTTCACCAGTCTGGTATACGAAATGG GTATTTCATTGCAACAAATGCAACATCAACATTCCGTTCAATTATCTCTAGTTACCCTGGAAAGCTAGTTCTTGTGTCAATACAG TGTCCGAATCCTGATTTCAGTGAACCAGAACATAGATGGAGTATGCTGCAAAGGTCATTAGTTGAAGCAATTTCTGATCTCCTTACAGCTAATGGAAAG GTCTTTCTGCAATCTGACATAGAGACCGTCTCTGTGAGAATGAAAGAACAGTTTCACAAATATGGTAAGGGAAAGCTTACTGTTCTGCATGAACAAAGTTATGTCGTAACTAATGGAGGGTGGCTTAAGGAGAACCCCTTTGGAGTTCGGTCAGATTgggaacgacatgtcctagatCGTGGGGCTCCTATGTACAGATTGATGCTTCGTAAATCAAACTCTAGTGAAAGAAGTGATTGCAGTTAA